In the genome of Neofelis nebulosa isolate mNeoNeb1 chromosome 6, mNeoNeb1.pri, whole genome shotgun sequence, one region contains:
- the NT5E gene encoding 5'-nucleotidase isoform X2: MGPGASRAPALRLLALGALLWPAAGAWELTILHTNDVHSRLEQTSEDSSKCVNASRCVGGVARLFTKVQQIRRAEPHVLLLDAGDQYQGTIWFTVYKGAEVAHFMNALRYDAMALGNHEFDNGVEGLIDPLLKEARFPILSANIKAKGPLASQISGLYLPYKILPVGDEVVGIVGYTSKETPYLSNPGGNLVFEDEITALQPEVDKLKTLNVNKIIALGHSGFEMDKLIAQKVKGVDIVVGGHSNTFLYTGTPPSKEVPAGKYPFIVTSDDGRKVPVVQAYAFGKYLGYLKVEFDEKGNVIASHGNPILLNSSIVEDPSIKADINKWRIELDNFSTQELGKTIVYLDGSTQSCRFKECNMGNLICDAMINNNIRHSDEVSWNHVSMCILNGGGIRSPIDERNNGTITWENLAAVLPFGGTFDLVQLKGSTLKAAFEHSVYRYGQSTGEFLQVGGIHVVYDLSRKPGDRVVTLDVLCTQCRVPSYEPLRMDEIYKVILPSFLANGGDGFQMIKDEALRHDSVRFKSAF; this comes from the exons ATGGGCCCCGGAGCCTCACGGGCGCCGGCGCTGCGGCTCCTCGCGCTGGGCGCGCTGCTGTGGCCGGCGGCCGGCGCCTGGGAACTCACCATCCTGCACACCAACGACGTGCACAGCCGGCTGGAGCAGACGAGCGAGGACTCCAGCAAGTGCGTCAACGCCAGCCGCTGCGTGGGCGGCGTGGCGCGCCTCTTCACCAAGGTGCAGCAGATCCGGCGCGCCGAGCCGCACGTGCTGCTGCTCGACGCCGGGGACCAGTACCAGGGCACCATCTGGTTCACCGTGTACAAGGGCGCCGAGGTGGCGCACTTCATGAACGCCCTACGCTACGATGCCATG GCACTGGGAAATCATGAATTTGATAATGGCGTAGAAGGACTGATTGATCCACTCCTCAAAGAGGCCAGATTTCCAATTCTGAGTGCAAATATTAAAGCCAAGGGGCCACTCGCATCTCAAATATCAGGACTTTATTTGCCATATAAAATTCTTCCTGTTGGGGATGAAGTTGTGGGAATTGTTGGATATACTTCAAAAGAAACCCCTTATCTCTCAAATCCag GAGGGAATTTAGTATTTGAAGATGAAATCACCGCATTGCAACCTGAAGTAGATAAACTAAAAACTCTAAATGTGAACAAAATTATTGCACTGGGACACTCTGGTTTTGAAATGGATAAACTCATCGCTCAGAAAGTGAAGGGCGTGGACATCGTGGTAGGAGGACACTCCAATACATTTCTTTATACAG GCACTCCACCTTCCAAAGAGGTGCCAGCTGGGAAGTACCCATTCATAGTCACGTCCGATGATGGGCGGAAGGTTCCTGTGGTCCAGGCTTATGCTTTTGGCAAATACTTAGGCTATTTGAAGGTTGAGTTTGATGAAAAAGGAAATGTCATCGCTTCGCATGGAAATCCCATTCTTCTCAACAGCAGCATTGTGGAAG aTCCAAGCATAAAAGCAGACATTAACAAATGGAGGATAGAATTAGACAATTTTTCTACTCAGGAATTAGGAAAAACAATTGTCTATCTGGATGGCTCCACTCAGTCATGCCGCTTTAAGGAATGCAACATGGGCAACCTGATTTGTGATGCCATG ATTAACAACAACATTAGACACTCGGATGAAGTGTCCTGGAACCATGTGTCCATGTGCATTCTAAATGGAGGTGGCATTCGGTCACCCATTGACGAGCGGAACAACG GCACAATTACCTGGGAGAACCTGGCTGCTGTGTTGCCCTTTGGAGGAACCTTTGACCTGGTCCAATTAAAAGGTTCCACCCTGAAGGCGGCCTTTGAGCACAGCGTGTACCGCTATGGCCAGTCTACTGGAGAGTTCCTGCAGGTGGGCG GAATTCATGTGGTGTATGATCTTTCCCGAAAACCTGGGGACAGAGTGGTCACATTGGATGTTCTTTGCACCCAGTGTCGAGTGCCCAGTTATGAGCCTCTCAGAATGGATGAGATATATAAGGTTATCCTTCCAAGCTTCCTTGCCAATGGTGGAGATGGATTCCAGATGATAAAAGATGAAGCATTAAGACACGACTCTG
- the NT5E gene encoding 5'-nucleotidase isoform X1: MGPGASRAPALRLLALGALLWPAAGAWELTILHTNDVHSRLEQTSEDSSKCVNASRCVGGVARLFTKVQQIRRAEPHVLLLDAGDQYQGTIWFTVYKGAEVAHFMNALRYDAMALGNHEFDNGVEGLIDPLLKEARFPILSANIKAKGPLASQISGLYLPYKILPVGDEVVGIVGYTSKETPYLSNPGGNLVFEDEITALQPEVDKLKTLNVNKIIALGHSGFEMDKLIAQKVKGVDIVVGGHSNTFLYTGTPPSKEVPAGKYPFIVTSDDGRKVPVVQAYAFGKYLGYLKVEFDEKGNVIASHGNPILLNSSIVEDPSIKADINKWRIELDNFSTQELGKTIVYLDGSTQSCRFKECNMGNLICDAMINNNIRHSDEVSWNHVSMCILNGGGIRSPIDERNNGTITWENLAAVLPFGGTFDLVQLKGSTLKAAFEHSVYRYGQSTGEFLQVGGIHVVYDLSRKPGDRVVTLDVLCTQCRVPSYEPLRMDEIYKVILPSFLANGGDGFQMIKDEALRHDSGDQDINVVSGYILKMKVIYPAVEGRIKFSAGSHCRGSFSLTFLSFLAVSIVLYQ; encoded by the exons ATGGGCCCCGGAGCCTCACGGGCGCCGGCGCTGCGGCTCCTCGCGCTGGGCGCGCTGCTGTGGCCGGCGGCCGGCGCCTGGGAACTCACCATCCTGCACACCAACGACGTGCACAGCCGGCTGGAGCAGACGAGCGAGGACTCCAGCAAGTGCGTCAACGCCAGCCGCTGCGTGGGCGGCGTGGCGCGCCTCTTCACCAAGGTGCAGCAGATCCGGCGCGCCGAGCCGCACGTGCTGCTGCTCGACGCCGGGGACCAGTACCAGGGCACCATCTGGTTCACCGTGTACAAGGGCGCCGAGGTGGCGCACTTCATGAACGCCCTACGCTACGATGCCATG GCACTGGGAAATCATGAATTTGATAATGGCGTAGAAGGACTGATTGATCCACTCCTCAAAGAGGCCAGATTTCCAATTCTGAGTGCAAATATTAAAGCCAAGGGGCCACTCGCATCTCAAATATCAGGACTTTATTTGCCATATAAAATTCTTCCTGTTGGGGATGAAGTTGTGGGAATTGTTGGATATACTTCAAAAGAAACCCCTTATCTCTCAAATCCag GAGGGAATTTAGTATTTGAAGATGAAATCACCGCATTGCAACCTGAAGTAGATAAACTAAAAACTCTAAATGTGAACAAAATTATTGCACTGGGACACTCTGGTTTTGAAATGGATAAACTCATCGCTCAGAAAGTGAAGGGCGTGGACATCGTGGTAGGAGGACACTCCAATACATTTCTTTATACAG GCACTCCACCTTCCAAAGAGGTGCCAGCTGGGAAGTACCCATTCATAGTCACGTCCGATGATGGGCGGAAGGTTCCTGTGGTCCAGGCTTATGCTTTTGGCAAATACTTAGGCTATTTGAAGGTTGAGTTTGATGAAAAAGGAAATGTCATCGCTTCGCATGGAAATCCCATTCTTCTCAACAGCAGCATTGTGGAAG aTCCAAGCATAAAAGCAGACATTAACAAATGGAGGATAGAATTAGACAATTTTTCTACTCAGGAATTAGGAAAAACAATTGTCTATCTGGATGGCTCCACTCAGTCATGCCGCTTTAAGGAATGCAACATGGGCAACCTGATTTGTGATGCCATG ATTAACAACAACATTAGACACTCGGATGAAGTGTCCTGGAACCATGTGTCCATGTGCATTCTAAATGGAGGTGGCATTCGGTCACCCATTGACGAGCGGAACAACG GCACAATTACCTGGGAGAACCTGGCTGCTGTGTTGCCCTTTGGAGGAACCTTTGACCTGGTCCAATTAAAAGGTTCCACCCTGAAGGCGGCCTTTGAGCACAGCGTGTACCGCTATGGCCAGTCTACTGGAGAGTTCCTGCAGGTGGGCG GAATTCATGTGGTGTATGATCTTTCCCGAAAACCTGGGGACAGAGTGGTCACATTGGATGTTCTTTGCACCCAGTGTCGAGTGCCCAGTTATGAGCCTCTCAGAATGGATGAGATATATAAGGTTATCCTTCCAAGCTTCCTTGCCAATGGTGGAGATGGATTCCAGATGATAAAAGATGAAGCATTAAGACACGACTCTG